The following proteins are encoded in a genomic region of Fervidobacterium pennivorans DSM 9078:
- a CDS encoding DUF72 domain-containing protein, translating to MKKMEEKEKRVTWFIGTSGFSFSDWVGTVYPDYIKSSEMFNYYWQNYGFNAVELNYTFYQMPSYRTIVSLLRKSPPGFKFAIKLHSSITHDGKIENIVDFIKNTIVIKQEGKMIGYLAQFPYVFKYSCEHVEFLKKIAEEITSEEIELFIEFRNSTWVKRDDVWLLLKEFSPYLHIVIVDLPKLPGLYPFNTEYNAKEDSTYIRLHGRNPKWFTADEKTRYDYNYSESELGEIASELFSLPSTKRFVFFNNCYCGQALKNALVFRTLVGGEKVGIFKIFRDQG from the coding sequence ATGAAGAAAATGGAGGAAAAAGAAAAACGTGTCACCTGGTTTATCGGAACAAGTGGTTTTTCGTTCAGTGACTGGGTTGGAACAGTGTATCCTGATTATATTAAATCCAGCGAGATGTTTAATTACTATTGGCAGAATTATGGGTTCAACGCAGTGGAGTTAAACTACACATTCTACCAGATGCCCTCATATAGAACCATAGTATCTTTATTGAGAAAGTCGCCTCCAGGTTTCAAATTCGCAATAAAACTCCATAGTTCTATAACACACGACGGAAAGATAGAAAACATCGTGGATTTTATAAAGAACACAATTGTTATCAAGCAGGAAGGCAAAATGATAGGTTACCTTGCACAATTTCCGTATGTGTTTAAATACTCCTGTGAACATGTTGAGTTTTTGAAGAAGATTGCTGAGGAAATAACAAGCGAGGAAATTGAACTTTTCATAGAGTTTAGAAACTCGACGTGGGTAAAAAGGGATGATGTTTGGCTTTTGCTGAAAGAATTCAGTCCTTATCTCCACATAGTTATCGTTGACCTTCCGAAATTGCCTGGTTTGTATCCTTTTAATACTGAGTACAATGCAAAAGAAGATTCTACGTATATCCGTTTGCATGGTCGAAATCCGAAGTGGTTTACTGCTGACGAAAAAACGCGTTATGATTACAATTACTCGGAATCTGAGCTAGGAGAGATTGCTAGCGAACTTTTTTCATTACCGTCAACAAAGCGTTTTGTTTTCTTCAATAACTGCTACTGTGGACAAGCTTTGAAAAACGCTTTAGTGTTTAGAACTCTTGTAGGTGGTGAGAAAGTTGGAATCTTCAAAATCTTCCGAGATCAAGGATAA
- a CDS encoding RNA polymerase sigma factor yields the protein MRKLESSKSSEIKDNLGIERFEKLNGQNNWNDEKNLIRALAKGDEEAYRYLYRTYAPKIGALVKSFLGSDDIDDVIQEVFLRVYKGVKKFRGDSKLATWIYKITINVCNNLYKKLKHRSILTDFEQSTDDEEFSEYHSQVSSEDDIKKTLSNEEIMQKLNEALAKLNPEDRAILYMKEVEGLTYAEIGKILDKPEGTIKSRLHYVKKQLRELLREALGDEQGEP from the coding sequence GTGAGAAAGTTGGAATCTTCAAAATCTTCCGAGATCAAGGATAATTTGGGTATTGAACGATTTGAAAAACTCAATGGTCAAAATAATTGGAACGATGAGAAAAATTTAATAAGAGCCTTGGCAAAGGGTGATGAAGAAGCCTACAGATATCTGTATAGAACCTACGCTCCGAAAATAGGTGCTTTGGTTAAAAGTTTCTTAGGTTCAGATGATATTGACGATGTAATCCAAGAAGTTTTTCTTCGAGTTTATAAAGGCGTCAAAAAATTCCGTGGCGACTCCAAGTTAGCAACATGGATATACAAAATAACAATAAACGTATGTAACAACCTATATAAGAAGCTAAAGCACAGAAGTATACTGACTGATTTTGAACAATCAACGGATGACGAAGAGTTCAGTGAATACCACAGTCAGGTCAGTTCTGAAGATGATATTAAAAAAACCTTGTCAAACGAGGAAATTATGCAAAAATTGAATGAAGCTTTGGCTAAATTGAATCCTGAAGATAGGGCTATTTTGTATATGAAGGAAGTTGAGGGCTTAACTTACGCAGAAATCGGGAAAATACTTGATAAACCAGAGGGAACAATAAAGAGTAGGTTACATTATGTGAAAAAACAGTTGAGAGAGCTTTTAAGGGAGGCATTAGGCGATGAACAGGGAGAACCATGA
- a CDS encoding radical SAM protein, with translation MRCAIIDGYVDEPAVLGVPPYISTYIRYVAGAFWLKGYEVDYYTIDNVRARDLWHAFSRYDYVVIIGGTTVPGKYIGGTPITPEEVNRVFTNSNSSYRILMGAIARAFASSGGKVARETSNIKAEEFVDDIGKWISETLSENYTKAIRIASQTGAAIVVQHPRFPNIIAEVEVSLGCERRTYCTFCTEPLLHKRFFSRPVQDIVDEITELYKHGVRAFRLGRSANIIAFGSDWNAGLINPLAVEELYSGIRKACPEIRVLHTDNANPAYISRNLPHSARIVETIVKYNTAGDILSFGVESFDPIVRKKNNIDGEVEDIDIAVKIVNEIGGIRDKNGIPKLLPGINLIFGLFGETKKTYEINYKKLLEYLEDGLLLRRINLRQLIIFPGTPIYYLSKRKTLKVNKQLFEHYKYLIRNNVDTPMLKRVFPTGCVVENVIPEFKEGKVTFGRPLGTYPILIGVPADFDTPSDIVVVGHGHRSLTGVRRVSLSELTFEELTSIPGIGSKNADRIKAGDFSTLDVQTLEFLQKHFPNN, from the coding sequence ATGCGTTGCGCAATTATTGATGGTTACGTTGACGAACCAGCAGTTTTAGGTGTTCCACCTTACATAAGTACCTACATTAGATACGTTGCAGGAGCATTTTGGCTAAAGGGATACGAAGTAGACTATTATACGATAGACAATGTGCGTGCCAGGGACCTTTGGCACGCATTTTCTCGTTACGACTACGTCGTTATAATTGGTGGCACTACTGTACCAGGGAAGTATATAGGAGGAACACCCATAACACCTGAAGAAGTCAATAGGGTATTTACCAATTCAAATTCCTCTTACAGAATATTGATGGGAGCTATTGCAAGGGCGTTTGCATCATCTGGCGGAAAAGTTGCAAGAGAAACATCAAATATCAAAGCCGAAGAATTTGTTGATGACATCGGAAAGTGGATTTCTGAAACACTTTCAGAAAACTATACAAAGGCGATAAGAATAGCCTCTCAGACAGGAGCCGCAATTGTAGTCCAGCATCCGAGGTTTCCTAATATCATTGCCGAAGTAGAAGTATCACTAGGTTGTGAACGCAGAACGTACTGTACGTTTTGTACGGAACCCTTATTGCACAAAAGATTTTTCTCTCGACCTGTTCAAGATATTGTTGATGAAATAACTGAATTGTACAAACATGGTGTTCGTGCATTTAGACTTGGAAGGAGTGCAAACATAATTGCTTTTGGTAGTGATTGGAATGCAGGTTTAATAAACCCCTTAGCTGTTGAAGAACTCTACTCCGGTATTAGAAAAGCGTGTCCTGAGATTAGGGTTTTACATACAGACAACGCAAATCCTGCCTACATCTCTCGTAATCTTCCTCATTCGGCAAGGATCGTTGAAACCATTGTTAAGTACAACACTGCAGGAGACATCTTATCATTTGGTGTGGAGAGTTTTGATCCCATTGTTAGAAAAAAGAACAACATTGATGGTGAAGTTGAAGACATCGATATTGCTGTGAAAATTGTCAATGAAATCGGAGGAATTAGAGATAAGAATGGTATTCCAAAATTACTTCCAGGAATAAATCTGATATTTGGCCTGTTTGGTGAGACAAAGAAAACTTATGAAATAAACTACAAAAAACTGCTGGAATATCTTGAAGATGGATTGTTACTAAGAAGAATAAACCTTCGCCAGTTAATAATTTTCCCAGGTACTCCTATATATTACCTCTCTAAAAGGAAAACACTAAAGGTAAACAAACAACTTTTCGAACACTACAAATATCTTATTAGAAATAACGTGGACACACCCATGCTCAAAAGGGTATTTCCTACTGGGTGTGTTGTAGAAAATGTCATTCCGGAATTTAAGGAAGGCAAAGTCACGTTTGGAAGACCGCTCGGTACATACCCTATTTTGATAGGTGTCCCCGCTGATTTCGATACACCTTCAGATATTGTTGTGGTAGGACATGGTCACAGGTCATTAACGGGGGTTAGAAGAGTTTCTCTATCTGAATTGACTTTTGAAGAATTAACATCAATACCTGGTATTGGTTCCAAAAACGCAGACAGAATAAAGGCGGGAGATTTTTCTACACTGGATGTTCAAACTTTGGAATTTTTACAAAAGCATTTTCCAAACAACTGA